One genomic window of Sarcophilus harrisii chromosome X, mSarHar1.11, whole genome shotgun sequence includes the following:
- the GPR173 gene encoding probable G-protein coupled receptor 173, with the protein MMPNATGPDDISGSGSPLPPTTAAAAAAAASTSVKLVLLGAIICVSLVGNALLSLLVLRERALHKAPYYFLLDLCLADGVRAAVCFPFVLASIRHGSAWTFSALSCKVVAFMAVLFCFHAAFMLFCISVTRYMAVAHHRFYAKRMTLWTSAAVICMAWTLSVAMAFPPVFDVGTYKFIREEDQCIFEHRYFKANDTLGFMLMLAALMAATHAVYGKLLLFEYRHRKMRPVQTVPAVSQNWTFHGPGATGQAAANWIAGFGRGPLPPTLLGIRQVTGGGGGHVASRRLLGMEEFRGEKELGRMFYAITLLFLLLWSPYIVACYWRVFVKACAVPHRYLATAVWMSFTQAGVNPIVCFLLNKDLKKCLRTHAPCWGAGGPQVPREPYCVM; encoded by the coding sequence ATGATGCCCAACGCCACCGGGCCAGACGACATCAGTGGCAGCGGGTCCCCCCTGCCGCCCACgacggccgccgccgccgccgccgccgcctccacCTCCGTCAAGCTGGTTCTCTTGGGGGCCATCATCTGCGTCAGCCTGGTGGGCAATGCCCTCCTGTCCCTGCTGGTTCTCAGGGAGCGGGCCTTGCACAAGGCCCCCTACTACTTCCTGCTGGACCTGTGTCTGGCCGACGGCGTGCGGGCCGCGGTCTGCTTCCCCTTCGTGCTGGCCTCCATCCGCCACGGCTCAGCGTGGACATTCAGCGCGCTCAGCTGCAAGGTGGTGGCTTTCATGGCCGTGCTCTTCTGCTTCCACGCCGCCTTCATGCTCTTCTGCATCAGCGTCACCCGCTACATGGCCGTGGCTCACCACCGCTTCTACGCCAAGCGCATGACCCTCTGGACCAGCGCGGCGGTCATCTGCATGGCGTGGACTCTCTCGGTGGCCATGGCCTTCCCGCCCGTCTTCGACGTGGGCACCTACAAGTTCATCCGGGAGGAAGACCAGTGCATCTTCGAACACCGCTATTTCAAGGCCAACGACACCCTGGGGTTCATGCTCATGCTGGCTGCCCTCATGGCCGCCACCCACGCTGTGTACGGGAAGCTGCTTCTTTTTGAGTACCGCCACCGCAAGATGCGGCCCGTGCAGACCGTCCCAGCGGTCAGCCAGAACTGGACGTTCCACGGGCCCGGCGCTACCGGCCAGGCCGCCGCGAACTGGATAGCCGGCTTCGGCCGGGGCCCCCTGCCTCCCACCCTGCTGGGCATCCGGCAGGTgactggagggggagggggccaCGTGGCCAGCCGGCGCCTCCTTGGCATGGAGGAGTTCCGGGGGGAGAAGGAGTTGGGCCGAATGTTCTACGCCATCACCCTCCTGTTCCTGTTGCTCTGGTCTCCCTACATCGTGGCCTGCTACTGGCGGGTTTTTGTAAAGGCCTGCGCCGTGCCTCACCGCTACCTGGCCACAGCCGTCTGGATGAGCTTTACGCAGGCTGGGGTCAACCCCATTGTCTGCTTCCTCCTCAACAAGGACCTCAAGAAGTGCCTGAGGACTCACGCCCCTTGCTGGGGGGCCGGAGGCCCCCAGGTCCCTCGGGAGCCTTATTGTGTCATGTAG